In [Mycobacterium] stephanolepidis, the genomic window TTGACTGATGAACTGAATTCCCAGTTCACGGCGGTATGGAATACCGTCGTCGCAGAGCTCAATGGTGACGACAACCAATATTTGTCGAGTTTTCCGCCACTGACGCCTCAGCAGCGCGCCTGGCTCACATTGGTCAAACCACTCACCATGGCCGAGGGTTTCGCCCTGCTTTCCGTGCCGTCCAGCTTCGTGCAGAACGAGATTGAGCGGCACCTGCGCGGACCGATTGTGGAGGCCCTTTCCCGTCGCCTCGGCGAGAACGTCGAGCTGGGTGTACGGATCGCGGCACCGGCTCCTGGCGAAGATTTAGAAGTCGCCGGCGCCGCGCCCGAACTCGAGCTCGACGAGGTCGATGAGACCACCGAGGCACTTGCTAGCGCACACGAATCGTGGCCGTCGTACTTCATCAACCGTCCGGGCGGAGCCGACAAGGCGGAGACCCCCGATACGAGCCTCAATGCGCGCTATACGTTCGAATCTTTCGTCATCGGCGCGTCCAACCGCTTCTCGCACGCGGCCGCCGTCGCGGTGTCCGAAGCTCCCGCCCGGGCCTACAACCCGTTGTTCATCTGGGGCGAATCCGGGCTGGGTAAGACGCATCTGCTGCACGCCGCCGGGAACTATGCCCAGCGCTTGTTTCCCGGTATGCGCGTCAAGTACGTCTCTACCGAAGAGTTCACCAACGACTTCATCAATTCTTTGCGCGATGACCGTCGCGTCGCGTTCAAACGCAGCTACCGCGACATCGATGTTCTCCTCGTCGACGACATTCAGTTCATCGAGGGCAAGGAAGGTATCCAGGAAGAGTTCTTCCACACCTTCAACACCCTGCACAACGCCAACAAGCAGATCGTGATCTCGTCCGACCGGCCGCCGAAGGGCCTGGCCACTCTTGAAGACCGGCTGCGCACCCGCTTTGAGTGGGGCCTCATCACCGATGTTCAGCCCCCGGAACTGGAAACCCGGATCGCGATCCTGCGCAAGAAGGCGCAGATGGATCGGCTGGACGTCCCCGATGACGTCTTGGAGCTCATCGCAAGTCGGATCGAACGCAATATTCGTGAACTCGAGGGTGCGCTCATCCGGGTGACCGCATTCGCCTCGCTGAACAAGTCCCCCATCGAGTTGTCGCTGGCCGAAATCGTGCTGCGCGACCTCATCCCCGACTCAAACTCCATCCAGATCAGCGCTGCCACGATCATGGCGGTCACCGCGGAGTACTTCGATACCACCGTGGAAGAACTTCGTGGGCCCGGCAAGACACGTGCACTGGCCCAGGCACGCCAGATCGCCATGTACCTCTGCCGCGAACTCACGGACCTCTCGCTGCCCAAGATCGGCCAGACGTTCGGACGTGACCACACCACCGTCATGTATGCCGACAAGAAGGTTCGCGGCGAAATGGCTCAGCGGCGTGAGGTTTTCGATCACGTCAAGGAGCTCACGGCCCGGATCCGCCAGCGCTCCCGGCACTAACCTAAATTCCTCCCCTTACCCGGCCCCCGCGGCCGGGTTTTTTGTCCCGCAGCGGCGCGTCGGGCTCTCAACACGTGCGTATTTCAAGACTTTTCAGGATTTTTCTCGATGATTTTTTGTCACCTCGTCTGGCTCACACGTCACATCCACACCAATCGGAGTTGTGCACAG contains:
- the dnaA gene encoding chromosomal replication initiator protein DnaA, encoding MTDELNSQFTAVWNTVVAELNGDDNQYLSSFPPLTPQQRAWLTLVKPLTMAEGFALLSVPSSFVQNEIERHLRGPIVEALSRRLGENVELGVRIAAPAPGEDLEVAGAAPELELDEVDETTEALASAHESWPSYFINRPGGADKAETPDTSLNARYTFESFVIGASNRFSHAAAVAVSEAPARAYNPLFIWGESGLGKTHLLHAAGNYAQRLFPGMRVKYVSTEEFTNDFINSLRDDRRVAFKRSYRDIDVLLVDDIQFIEGKEGIQEEFFHTFNTLHNANKQIVISSDRPPKGLATLEDRLRTRFEWGLITDVQPPELETRIAILRKKAQMDRLDVPDDVLELIASRIERNIRELEGALIRVTAFASLNKSPIELSLAEIVLRDLIPDSNSIQISAATIMAVTAEYFDTTVEELRGPGKTRALAQARQIAMYLCRELTDLSLPKIGQTFGRDHTTVMYADKKVRGEMAQRREVFDHVKELTARIRQRSRH